One window from the genome of Pseudoliparis swirei isolate HS2019 ecotype Mariana Trench chromosome 24, NWPU_hadal_v1, whole genome shotgun sequence encodes:
- the sh2d3a gene encoding breast cancer anti-estrogen resistance protein 3 homolog isoform X3: protein MNNRSIAWWLKQIGLPQYTKTLEGEYYGLEGLLSVTDGELKDSGVEDATHRETILNQLARHRQTLEPHSGDTRWPKIQYSNCVHVERRVSRKYSLGSSIDLVKPRKDLFRHSMMPRLLRADKKPRLSASCSQLRPLNEDNAVSEAERLQDSKHSKRRSVSAYLSQLKVFGGRRDMDSLKKELEEELKLGTDDPTSHAWFHGPLGREAAESLFERDGDFLVRDSSSSPGDYVLSCFWKDGPMHFKIIRVILRPKKGYSRELFQFEEDRFDNVPALIRFYVGGRRPISQASGAVIFHPTTRTLPLRVIIERHGDPTTISSSTSSSTMSSHSNGGAGKERHTHANQRRSFSSAHTDTLQVINPLLRSGSQPANLENVGRRPSLQSAQSDSNLRTGGGVTLRGSDGQLHPRAPPKPFRVSTLFANGIPPPPTGRAVDPSSFYDELVIQVPQAQQKGHVDRLRAEEKWQSRARLTETSFGFLEAQESAAAAASSPPPTLPQKRTAEEGEDWHFETPHVESVSCFQLDQFESLLLPDNNRPLEPGVLLTLKELFNRSNADVTALHMLSVDCQVARIVGVTEEQKTLMGVGSGLELVTLPHGRQLRQDLLERHHLVSLGIAVDILGCTGTVSQRATVLHKLILLAQALKEHAHNLYSFSAVMKALEMPQIMRLEMTWRALRRTHTETAILFEKKLKPFMNLLNDGDDSVVHGPLAVPHLVPLLMAMEGDDPVENSERGCQLLYGVLQAARSAALHARDYQQHAQSLLTAGSWEPVPELLEAFRTEFALRLLWGQSGAEADREERYDKFDKILHVLSDKLEPVEMTPLT, encoded by the exons ATGAATAACCGCTCCATCGCCTGGTGGCTGAAACAGATCGGCCTGCCCCAGTACACCAAGACACTAGAGGGAGAATATTATGGTCTGGAG GGTTTGCTGAGTGTAACGGACGGAGAGCTGAAGGACTCAGGGGTCGAGGATGCCACGCACAGGGAGACCATCCTCAACCAGCTGGCAAGACACCGGCAGACACTGGAGCCGCACTCTGGTGACACTCGCTGGCCCAAAATCCAATATTCAAATT gTGTGCACGTGGAGCGCAGAGTCAGCCGGAAGTACTCCCTGGGCTCTTCTATTGATCTG GTGAAGCCGAGGAAGGACCTGTTTCGTCACAGCATGATGCCCCGCCTCCTGCGCGCCGATAAGAAGCCCCGCCTCTCCGCCTCCTGCTCCCAGCTCCGCCCACTGAACGAGGACAACGCTGTCAGCGAGGCAGAGCGCCtccaggacagcaaacacag CAAGAGGAGGAGTGTCAGCGCATACCTCAGCCAGCTGAAG GTGTTCGGTGGTCGGAGAGACATGGACTCGTTAaagaaggagctggaggaggagctgaagctCGGCACCGATGACCCGACGAGCCATGCGTGGTTCCACGGACCGCTGGGCCGAGAG GCTGCAGAGTCTTTGTTTGAGAGGGACGGAGACTTCCTGGTCCGAGACTCGAGCTCTTCCCCCGGCGACTACGTTTTGAGCTGCTTTTGGAAGGACGGGCCGATGCACTTCAAGATCATACGAGTGATCCTTCGTCCAAAAAAG GGCTACTCCCGGGAGCTGTTCCAGTTCGAGGAGGATCGCTTCGACAACGTTCCCGCTCTGATCCGGTTCTACGTGGGCGGGCGTCGGCCCATCTCCCAGGCCTCTGGCGCTGTGATCTTTCACCCGACCACACGGACCCTTCCTCTGCGTGTCATCATCGAGCGACATGGAGATCCCACCACgatcagcagcagcaccagcagcagcactatGAGTAGTCATAGTAATGGTGGCGCAGGGAAGGAAAGACACACTCACGCCAACCAAAGGCGCAGCTTCAGTTCtgcacacaccgacacactgcAGGTCATCAACCCACTGctgag GAGTGGAAGCCAGCCTGCCAACTTGGAGAACGTCGGACGGAGACCGTCGCTCCAGTCCGCCCAGTCCGACAGCAACCTGCGAACCG GTGGTGGCGTAACCTTGCGAGGTTCCGATGGACAGCTGCACCCCAGAGCTCCTCCCAAACCTTTCAGGGTCTCCACTTTGTTTGCCAACggcatcccccccccacccaccggCCGGGCCGTTGACCCCTCCTCTTTCTACGACGAGCTGGTCATCCAG GTGCCGCAGGCCCAGCAGAAAGGTCACGTGGACCGACTGCGCGCAGAGGAGAAGTGGCAGAGCCGCGCCCGCCTCACAGAGACTTCCTTTGGCTTCCTGGAGGCCCAGgagagcgcggcggcggcggcgtcatcGCCACCGCCGACGCTGCCGCAGAAGAGAACAGCGGAGGAAGGGGAAGACTGGCATTTTGAAACGCCCCAT GTGGAGTCGGTCTCGTGTTTCCAGTTGGATCAGTTTGAGTCGCTGCTCTTGCCGGACAACAACCGGCCCCTAGAGCCCGGCGTCCTGCTGACCCTCAAGGAGTTGTTCAACCGCTCCAACGCCGACGTCAccgctctgcacatgctcagcgTCGACTGCCAG GTAGCACGCATTGTTGGGGTGACGGAGGAGCAGAAGACGCTTATGGGCGTCGGATCAGGGCTGGAGCTCGTGACTCTGCCCCACGGACGCCAGCTACGACAGGATTTGTTAGAAAG GCATCATCTCGTATCACTTGGAATCGCAGTGGACATCCTCGGCTGCACAGGAACTGTGAGCCAAAGGGCAACCGTCTTACACaagttgatcctattggctcaggCCCTGAAGGAACACGCCCACAACCTCTACTCCTTCTCAGCTGTGATGAAGGCTCTGGAGATGCCTCAG ATAATGCGACTGGAGATGACGTGGCGAGCACTCAGGAGGACGCACACGGAGACGGCCATTTTATTTGAGAAGAAACTCAAACCCTTCATGAACTTGCTGAACGACGGAGACG ACTCCGTGGTCCACGGCCCCCTCGCCGTGCCTCACCTGGTTCCTCTGCTGATGGCGATGGAGGGCGACGACCCCGTGGAGAACAGCGAGCGCGGCTGCCAGCTTCTCTACGGCGTCCTCCAGGCCGCTCGCAGCGCCGCGCTGCACGCCCGCGACTACCAGCAGCACGCACAGTCCCTGCTCACCG CAGGAAGCTGGGAGCCGGTGCCCGAGCTGCTCGAGGCTTTCCGCACCGAGTTTGCCCTGCGGCTGCTCTGGGGTCAGTCGGGGGCGGAGGCCGACCGGGAGGAGCGCTACGACAAGTTCGACAAGATCCTCCACGTGCTCTCCGACAAACTGGAGCCCGTGGAGATGACCCCGCTGACCTGA
- the sh2d3a gene encoding breast cancer anti-estrogen resistance protein 3 homolog isoform X4 — protein sequence MDSLKKELEEELKLGTDDPTSHAWFHGPLGREAAESLFERDGDFLVRDSSSSPGDYVLSCFWKDGPMHFKIIRVILRPKKGYSRELFQFEEDRFDNVPALIRFYVGGRRPISQASGAVIFHPTTRTLPLRVIIERHGDPTTISSSTSSSTMSSHSNGGAGKERHTHANQRRSFSSAHTDTLQVINPLLRSGSQPANLENVGRRPSLQSAQSDSNLRTGVPQNTPSKNTDPAPISPVFRTGSEPLLSPRPRNTRPSHPGGGVTLRGSDGQLHPRAPPKPFRVSTLFANGIPPPPTGRAVDPSSFYDELVIQVPQAQQKGHVDRLRAEEKWQSRARLTETSFGFLEAQESAAAAASSPPPTLPQKRTAEEGEDWHFETPHVESVSCFQLDQFESLLLPDNNRPLEPGVLLTLKELFNRSNADVTALHMLSVDCQVARIVGVTEEQKTLMGVGSGLELVTLPHGRQLRQDLLERHHLVSLGIAVDILGCTGTVSQRATVLHKLILLAQALKEHAHNLYSFSAVMKALEMPQIMRLEMTWRALRRTHTETAILFEKKLKPFMNLLNDGDDSVVHGPLAVPHLVPLLMAMEGDDPVENSERGCQLLYGVLQAARSAALHARDYQQHAQSLLTAGSWEPVPELLEAFRTEFALRLLWGQSGAEADREERYDKFDKILHVLSDKLEPVEMTPLT from the exons ATGGACTCGTTAaagaaggagctggaggaggagctgaagctCGGCACCGATGACCCGACGAGCCATGCGTGGTTCCACGGACCGCTGGGCCGAGAG GCTGCAGAGTCTTTGTTTGAGAGGGACGGAGACTTCCTGGTCCGAGACTCGAGCTCTTCCCCCGGCGACTACGTTTTGAGCTGCTTTTGGAAGGACGGGCCGATGCACTTCAAGATCATACGAGTGATCCTTCGTCCAAAAAAG GGCTACTCCCGGGAGCTGTTCCAGTTCGAGGAGGATCGCTTCGACAACGTTCCCGCTCTGATCCGGTTCTACGTGGGCGGGCGTCGGCCCATCTCCCAGGCCTCTGGCGCTGTGATCTTTCACCCGACCACACGGACCCTTCCTCTGCGTGTCATCATCGAGCGACATGGAGATCCCACCACgatcagcagcagcaccagcagcagcactatGAGTAGTCATAGTAATGGTGGCGCAGGGAAGGAAAGACACACTCACGCCAACCAAAGGCGCAGCTTCAGTTCtgcacacaccgacacactgcAGGTCATCAACCCACTGctgag GAGTGGAAGCCAGCCTGCCAACTTGGAGAACGTCGGACGGAGACCGTCGCTCCAGTCCGCCCAGTCCGACAGCAACCTGCGAACCG GCGTCCCACAGAACACCCCTTCGAAGAACACCGACCCCGCCCCCATCTCCCCGGTGTTTCGCACAGGCAGCGAACCGCTGCTGAGCCCCCGACCGCGAAACACGCGCCCCTCCCACCCAG GTGGTGGCGTAACCTTGCGAGGTTCCGATGGACAGCTGCACCCCAGAGCTCCTCCCAAACCTTTCAGGGTCTCCACTTTGTTTGCCAACggcatcccccccccacccaccggCCGGGCCGTTGACCCCTCCTCTTTCTACGACGAGCTGGTCATCCAG GTGCCGCAGGCCCAGCAGAAAGGTCACGTGGACCGACTGCGCGCAGAGGAGAAGTGGCAGAGCCGCGCCCGCCTCACAGAGACTTCCTTTGGCTTCCTGGAGGCCCAGgagagcgcggcggcggcggcgtcatcGCCACCGCCGACGCTGCCGCAGAAGAGAACAGCGGAGGAAGGGGAAGACTGGCATTTTGAAACGCCCCAT GTGGAGTCGGTCTCGTGTTTCCAGTTGGATCAGTTTGAGTCGCTGCTCTTGCCGGACAACAACCGGCCCCTAGAGCCCGGCGTCCTGCTGACCCTCAAGGAGTTGTTCAACCGCTCCAACGCCGACGTCAccgctctgcacatgctcagcgTCGACTGCCAG GTAGCACGCATTGTTGGGGTGACGGAGGAGCAGAAGACGCTTATGGGCGTCGGATCAGGGCTGGAGCTCGTGACTCTGCCCCACGGACGCCAGCTACGACAGGATTTGTTAGAAAG GCATCATCTCGTATCACTTGGAATCGCAGTGGACATCCTCGGCTGCACAGGAACTGTGAGCCAAAGGGCAACCGTCTTACACaagttgatcctattggctcaggCCCTGAAGGAACACGCCCACAACCTCTACTCCTTCTCAGCTGTGATGAAGGCTCTGGAGATGCCTCAG ATAATGCGACTGGAGATGACGTGGCGAGCACTCAGGAGGACGCACACGGAGACGGCCATTTTATTTGAGAAGAAACTCAAACCCTTCATGAACTTGCTGAACGACGGAGACG ACTCCGTGGTCCACGGCCCCCTCGCCGTGCCTCACCTGGTTCCTCTGCTGATGGCGATGGAGGGCGACGACCCCGTGGAGAACAGCGAGCGCGGCTGCCAGCTTCTCTACGGCGTCCTCCAGGCCGCTCGCAGCGCCGCGCTGCACGCCCGCGACTACCAGCAGCACGCACAGTCCCTGCTCACCG CAGGAAGCTGGGAGCCGGTGCCCGAGCTGCTCGAGGCTTTCCGCACCGAGTTTGCCCTGCGGCTGCTCTGGGGTCAGTCGGGGGCGGAGGCCGACCGGGAGGAGCGCTACGACAAGTTCGACAAGATCCTCCACGTGCTCTCCGACAAACTGGAGCCCGTGGAGATGACCCCGCTGACCTGA
- the sh2d3a gene encoding breast cancer anti-estrogen resistance protein 3 homolog isoform X1, protein MNNRSIAWWLKQIGLPQYTKTLEGEYYGLEGLLSVTDGELKDSGVEDATHRETILNQLARHRQTLEPHSGDTRWPKIQYSNCVHVERRVSRKYSLGSSIDLVKPRKDLFRHSMMPRLLRADKKPRLSASCSQLRPLNEDNAVSEAERLQDSKHSKRRSVSAYLSQLKVFGGRRDMDSLKKELEEELKLGTDDPTSHAWFHGPLGREAAESLFERDGDFLVRDSSSSPGDYVLSCFWKDGPMHFKIIRVILRPKKGYSRELFQFEEDRFDNVPALIRFYVGGRRPISQASGAVIFHPTTRTLPLRVIIERHGDPTTISSSTSSSTMSSHSNGGAGKERHTHANQRRSFSSAHTDTLQVINPLLRSGSQPANLENVGRRPSLQSAQSDSNLRTGVPQNTPSKNTDPAPISPVFRTGSEPLLSPRPRNTRPSHPGGGVTLRGSDGQLHPRAPPKPFRVSTLFANGIPPPPTGRAVDPSSFYDELVIQVPQAQQKGHVDRLRAEEKWQSRARLTETSFGFLEAQESAAAAASSPPPTLPQKRTAEEGEDWHFETPHVESVSCFQLDQFESLLLPDNNRPLEPGVLLTLKELFNRSNADVTALHMLSVDCQVARIVGVTEEQKTLMGVGSGLELVTLPHGRQLRQDLLERHHLVSLGIAVDILGCTGTVSQRATVLHKLILLAQALKEHAHNLYSFSAVMKALEMPQIMRLEMTWRALRRTHTETAILFEKKLKPFMNLLNDGDDSVVHGPLAVPHLVPLLMAMEGDDPVENSERGCQLLYGVLQAARSAALHARDYQQHAQSLLTAGSWEPVPELLEAFRTEFALRLLWGQSGAEADREERYDKFDKILHVLSDKLEPVEMTPLT, encoded by the exons ATGAATAACCGCTCCATCGCCTGGTGGCTGAAACAGATCGGCCTGCCCCAGTACACCAAGACACTAGAGGGAGAATATTATGGTCTGGAG GGTTTGCTGAGTGTAACGGACGGAGAGCTGAAGGACTCAGGGGTCGAGGATGCCACGCACAGGGAGACCATCCTCAACCAGCTGGCAAGACACCGGCAGACACTGGAGCCGCACTCTGGTGACACTCGCTGGCCCAAAATCCAATATTCAAATT gTGTGCACGTGGAGCGCAGAGTCAGCCGGAAGTACTCCCTGGGCTCTTCTATTGATCTG GTGAAGCCGAGGAAGGACCTGTTTCGTCACAGCATGATGCCCCGCCTCCTGCGCGCCGATAAGAAGCCCCGCCTCTCCGCCTCCTGCTCCCAGCTCCGCCCACTGAACGAGGACAACGCTGTCAGCGAGGCAGAGCGCCtccaggacagcaaacacag CAAGAGGAGGAGTGTCAGCGCATACCTCAGCCAGCTGAAG GTGTTCGGTGGTCGGAGAGACATGGACTCGTTAaagaaggagctggaggaggagctgaagctCGGCACCGATGACCCGACGAGCCATGCGTGGTTCCACGGACCGCTGGGCCGAGAG GCTGCAGAGTCTTTGTTTGAGAGGGACGGAGACTTCCTGGTCCGAGACTCGAGCTCTTCCCCCGGCGACTACGTTTTGAGCTGCTTTTGGAAGGACGGGCCGATGCACTTCAAGATCATACGAGTGATCCTTCGTCCAAAAAAG GGCTACTCCCGGGAGCTGTTCCAGTTCGAGGAGGATCGCTTCGACAACGTTCCCGCTCTGATCCGGTTCTACGTGGGCGGGCGTCGGCCCATCTCCCAGGCCTCTGGCGCTGTGATCTTTCACCCGACCACACGGACCCTTCCTCTGCGTGTCATCATCGAGCGACATGGAGATCCCACCACgatcagcagcagcaccagcagcagcactatGAGTAGTCATAGTAATGGTGGCGCAGGGAAGGAAAGACACACTCACGCCAACCAAAGGCGCAGCTTCAGTTCtgcacacaccgacacactgcAGGTCATCAACCCACTGctgag GAGTGGAAGCCAGCCTGCCAACTTGGAGAACGTCGGACGGAGACCGTCGCTCCAGTCCGCCCAGTCCGACAGCAACCTGCGAACCG GCGTCCCACAGAACACCCCTTCGAAGAACACCGACCCCGCCCCCATCTCCCCGGTGTTTCGCACAGGCAGCGAACCGCTGCTGAGCCCCCGACCGCGAAACACGCGCCCCTCCCACCCAG GTGGTGGCGTAACCTTGCGAGGTTCCGATGGACAGCTGCACCCCAGAGCTCCTCCCAAACCTTTCAGGGTCTCCACTTTGTTTGCCAACggcatcccccccccacccaccggCCGGGCCGTTGACCCCTCCTCTTTCTACGACGAGCTGGTCATCCAG GTGCCGCAGGCCCAGCAGAAAGGTCACGTGGACCGACTGCGCGCAGAGGAGAAGTGGCAGAGCCGCGCCCGCCTCACAGAGACTTCCTTTGGCTTCCTGGAGGCCCAGgagagcgcggcggcggcggcgtcatcGCCACCGCCGACGCTGCCGCAGAAGAGAACAGCGGAGGAAGGGGAAGACTGGCATTTTGAAACGCCCCAT GTGGAGTCGGTCTCGTGTTTCCAGTTGGATCAGTTTGAGTCGCTGCTCTTGCCGGACAACAACCGGCCCCTAGAGCCCGGCGTCCTGCTGACCCTCAAGGAGTTGTTCAACCGCTCCAACGCCGACGTCAccgctctgcacatgctcagcgTCGACTGCCAG GTAGCACGCATTGTTGGGGTGACGGAGGAGCAGAAGACGCTTATGGGCGTCGGATCAGGGCTGGAGCTCGTGACTCTGCCCCACGGACGCCAGCTACGACAGGATTTGTTAGAAAG GCATCATCTCGTATCACTTGGAATCGCAGTGGACATCCTCGGCTGCACAGGAACTGTGAGCCAAAGGGCAACCGTCTTACACaagttgatcctattggctcaggCCCTGAAGGAACACGCCCACAACCTCTACTCCTTCTCAGCTGTGATGAAGGCTCTGGAGATGCCTCAG ATAATGCGACTGGAGATGACGTGGCGAGCACTCAGGAGGACGCACACGGAGACGGCCATTTTATTTGAGAAGAAACTCAAACCCTTCATGAACTTGCTGAACGACGGAGACG ACTCCGTGGTCCACGGCCCCCTCGCCGTGCCTCACCTGGTTCCTCTGCTGATGGCGATGGAGGGCGACGACCCCGTGGAGAACAGCGAGCGCGGCTGCCAGCTTCTCTACGGCGTCCTCCAGGCCGCTCGCAGCGCCGCGCTGCACGCCCGCGACTACCAGCAGCACGCACAGTCCCTGCTCACCG CAGGAAGCTGGGAGCCGGTGCCCGAGCTGCTCGAGGCTTTCCGCACCGAGTTTGCCCTGCGGCTGCTCTGGGGTCAGTCGGGGGCGGAGGCCGACCGGGAGGAGCGCTACGACAAGTTCGACAAGATCCTCCACGTGCTCTCCGACAAACTGGAGCCCGTGGAGATGACCCCGCTGACCTGA
- the sh2d3a gene encoding breast cancer anti-estrogen resistance protein 3 homolog isoform X2, with the protein MNNRSIAWWLKQIGLPQYTKTLEGEYYGLEGLLSVTDGELKDSGVEDATHRETILNQLARHRQTLEPHSGVHVERRVSRKYSLGSSIDLVKPRKDLFRHSMMPRLLRADKKPRLSASCSQLRPLNEDNAVSEAERLQDSKHSKRRSVSAYLSQLKVFGGRRDMDSLKKELEEELKLGTDDPTSHAWFHGPLGREAAESLFERDGDFLVRDSSSSPGDYVLSCFWKDGPMHFKIIRVILRPKKGYSRELFQFEEDRFDNVPALIRFYVGGRRPISQASGAVIFHPTTRTLPLRVIIERHGDPTTISSSTSSSTMSSHSNGGAGKERHTHANQRRSFSSAHTDTLQVINPLLRSGSQPANLENVGRRPSLQSAQSDSNLRTGVPQNTPSKNTDPAPISPVFRTGSEPLLSPRPRNTRPSHPGGGVTLRGSDGQLHPRAPPKPFRVSTLFANGIPPPPTGRAVDPSSFYDELVIQVPQAQQKGHVDRLRAEEKWQSRARLTETSFGFLEAQESAAAAASSPPPTLPQKRTAEEGEDWHFETPHVESVSCFQLDQFESLLLPDNNRPLEPGVLLTLKELFNRSNADVTALHMLSVDCQVARIVGVTEEQKTLMGVGSGLELVTLPHGRQLRQDLLERHHLVSLGIAVDILGCTGTVSQRATVLHKLILLAQALKEHAHNLYSFSAVMKALEMPQIMRLEMTWRALRRTHTETAILFEKKLKPFMNLLNDGDDSVVHGPLAVPHLVPLLMAMEGDDPVENSERGCQLLYGVLQAARSAALHARDYQQHAQSLLTAGSWEPVPELLEAFRTEFALRLLWGQSGAEADREERYDKFDKILHVLSDKLEPVEMTPLT; encoded by the exons ATGAATAACCGCTCCATCGCCTGGTGGCTGAAACAGATCGGCCTGCCCCAGTACACCAAGACACTAGAGGGAGAATATTATGGTCTGGAG GGTTTGCTGAGTGTAACGGACGGAGAGCTGAAGGACTCAGGGGTCGAGGATGCCACGCACAGGGAGACCATCCTCAACCAGCTGGCAAGACACCGGCAGACACTGGAGCCGCACTCTG gTGTGCACGTGGAGCGCAGAGTCAGCCGGAAGTACTCCCTGGGCTCTTCTATTGATCTG GTGAAGCCGAGGAAGGACCTGTTTCGTCACAGCATGATGCCCCGCCTCCTGCGCGCCGATAAGAAGCCCCGCCTCTCCGCCTCCTGCTCCCAGCTCCGCCCACTGAACGAGGACAACGCTGTCAGCGAGGCAGAGCGCCtccaggacagcaaacacag CAAGAGGAGGAGTGTCAGCGCATACCTCAGCCAGCTGAAG GTGTTCGGTGGTCGGAGAGACATGGACTCGTTAaagaaggagctggaggaggagctgaagctCGGCACCGATGACCCGACGAGCCATGCGTGGTTCCACGGACCGCTGGGCCGAGAG GCTGCAGAGTCTTTGTTTGAGAGGGACGGAGACTTCCTGGTCCGAGACTCGAGCTCTTCCCCCGGCGACTACGTTTTGAGCTGCTTTTGGAAGGACGGGCCGATGCACTTCAAGATCATACGAGTGATCCTTCGTCCAAAAAAG GGCTACTCCCGGGAGCTGTTCCAGTTCGAGGAGGATCGCTTCGACAACGTTCCCGCTCTGATCCGGTTCTACGTGGGCGGGCGTCGGCCCATCTCCCAGGCCTCTGGCGCTGTGATCTTTCACCCGACCACACGGACCCTTCCTCTGCGTGTCATCATCGAGCGACATGGAGATCCCACCACgatcagcagcagcaccagcagcagcactatGAGTAGTCATAGTAATGGTGGCGCAGGGAAGGAAAGACACACTCACGCCAACCAAAGGCGCAGCTTCAGTTCtgcacacaccgacacactgcAGGTCATCAACCCACTGctgag GAGTGGAAGCCAGCCTGCCAACTTGGAGAACGTCGGACGGAGACCGTCGCTCCAGTCCGCCCAGTCCGACAGCAACCTGCGAACCG GCGTCCCACAGAACACCCCTTCGAAGAACACCGACCCCGCCCCCATCTCCCCGGTGTTTCGCACAGGCAGCGAACCGCTGCTGAGCCCCCGACCGCGAAACACGCGCCCCTCCCACCCAG GTGGTGGCGTAACCTTGCGAGGTTCCGATGGACAGCTGCACCCCAGAGCTCCTCCCAAACCTTTCAGGGTCTCCACTTTGTTTGCCAACggcatcccccccccacccaccggCCGGGCCGTTGACCCCTCCTCTTTCTACGACGAGCTGGTCATCCAG GTGCCGCAGGCCCAGCAGAAAGGTCACGTGGACCGACTGCGCGCAGAGGAGAAGTGGCAGAGCCGCGCCCGCCTCACAGAGACTTCCTTTGGCTTCCTGGAGGCCCAGgagagcgcggcggcggcggcgtcatcGCCACCGCCGACGCTGCCGCAGAAGAGAACAGCGGAGGAAGGGGAAGACTGGCATTTTGAAACGCCCCAT GTGGAGTCGGTCTCGTGTTTCCAGTTGGATCAGTTTGAGTCGCTGCTCTTGCCGGACAACAACCGGCCCCTAGAGCCCGGCGTCCTGCTGACCCTCAAGGAGTTGTTCAACCGCTCCAACGCCGACGTCAccgctctgcacatgctcagcgTCGACTGCCAG GTAGCACGCATTGTTGGGGTGACGGAGGAGCAGAAGACGCTTATGGGCGTCGGATCAGGGCTGGAGCTCGTGACTCTGCCCCACGGACGCCAGCTACGACAGGATTTGTTAGAAAG GCATCATCTCGTATCACTTGGAATCGCAGTGGACATCCTCGGCTGCACAGGAACTGTGAGCCAAAGGGCAACCGTCTTACACaagttgatcctattggctcaggCCCTGAAGGAACACGCCCACAACCTCTACTCCTTCTCAGCTGTGATGAAGGCTCTGGAGATGCCTCAG ATAATGCGACTGGAGATGACGTGGCGAGCACTCAGGAGGACGCACACGGAGACGGCCATTTTATTTGAGAAGAAACTCAAACCCTTCATGAACTTGCTGAACGACGGAGACG ACTCCGTGGTCCACGGCCCCCTCGCCGTGCCTCACCTGGTTCCTCTGCTGATGGCGATGGAGGGCGACGACCCCGTGGAGAACAGCGAGCGCGGCTGCCAGCTTCTCTACGGCGTCCTCCAGGCCGCTCGCAGCGCCGCGCTGCACGCCCGCGACTACCAGCAGCACGCACAGTCCCTGCTCACCG CAGGAAGCTGGGAGCCGGTGCCCGAGCTGCTCGAGGCTTTCCGCACCGAGTTTGCCCTGCGGCTGCTCTGGGGTCAGTCGGGGGCGGAGGCCGACCGGGAGGAGCGCTACGACAAGTTCGACAAGATCCTCCACGTGCTCTCCGACAAACTGGAGCCCGTGGAGATGACCCCGCTGACCTGA